One Paraburkholderia aromaticivorans genomic region harbors:
- a CDS encoding energy transducer TonB: MGTKVEGHFPAAAARMERPGRPREFGRKQQNPVRRFGGIAVVLLLHIVLIYALINGLATKVVQVIQHPIETKIIEPVKPPPPPPLPTVQLPPPKFAPPPPPFVPPPEVQVQAPPQPTITHQAAPVVSAPAVAPPAPPAPPAPTKPVSTEVGVVCPNSDQIRSSIRYPKEAQENNVTGDVLIEFVVDPQGHITNERVAKSSDDSSLDRAAFNAVKQFTCVSQGQAVRVQVPFSFNLN, translated from the coding sequence GTGGGTACGAAAGTCGAAGGGCATTTTCCGGCAGCAGCGGCCCGTATGGAGAGGCCGGGGCGCCCGCGTGAGTTTGGGCGTAAGCAGCAAAACCCAGTACGCCGCTTTGGCGGCATTGCAGTTGTTCTGCTTTTGCACATCGTGCTGATTTATGCACTGATCAATGGCCTTGCCACCAAGGTCGTGCAGGTCATTCAGCATCCTATCGAAACGAAAATCATCGAACCGGTGAAGCCGCCGCCTCCGCCGCCGTTGCCCACGGTGCAATTGCCGCCGCCGAAATTCGCGCCTCCGCCGCCGCCGTTCGTGCCGCCGCCGGAAGTGCAGGTGCAAGCGCCCCCGCAGCCGACCATTACGCATCAGGCCGCACCGGTGGTGTCGGCGCCTGCCGTGGCCCCGCCCGCACCGCCGGCGCCGCCCGCGCCGACGAAGCCTGTGAGCACCGAAGTCGGAGTCGTGTGTCCGAACTCGGATCAGATCCGTTCGTCGATCCGCTATCCGAAGGAAGCGCAGGAAAACAACGTGACGGGTGATGTTCTCATTGAATTCGTTGTCGACCCGCAAGGCCATATTACGAACGAACGCGTTGCCAAATCCTCGGACGACTCCTCACTGGATCGTGCCGCATTCAACGCAGTCAAGCAGTTTACGTGCGTTTCCCAAGGCCAGGCTGTCCGTGTGCAAGTTCCGTTCTCGTTTAACCTGAACTGA
- a CDS encoding ExbD/TolR family protein yields MAMSVGQDDNDEVISSINTTPLVDVMLVLLIIFLITIPVVTHTVPVQLPKETIQPLQTTPKSIVIAVNRDGDFFWNEKQVDAPTLLARLKTVSVMTPQPEVHVRGDQSARYEFIGRVITECERAGIAKVSFITEPPARGG; encoded by the coding sequence ATGGCAATGAGCGTTGGGCAGGACGACAACGACGAGGTCATCTCCAGTATCAACACCACGCCGCTCGTCGACGTGATGCTGGTTCTGCTGATCATCTTTCTGATCACGATTCCGGTCGTGACGCATACGGTGCCGGTGCAATTGCCGAAGGAGACGATCCAGCCGCTGCAGACCACGCCCAAAAGTATCGTCATCGCGGTCAACCGCGACGGCGACTTCTTCTGGAACGAGAAGCAGGTCGACGCGCCGACGCTGCTGGCACGCCTGAAAACCGTGTCGGTCATGACGCCGCAACCGGAAGTGCATGTTCGCGGCGACCAGAGCGCGCGTTATGAATTCATCGGCCGGGTCATTACCGAGTGCGAGCGCGCCGGTATCGCCAAGGTTTCGTTTATCACTGAGCCGCCCGCGCGCGGCGGCTGA
- the uvrA gene encoding excinuclease ABC subunit UvrA — protein MASNGTNGTIKIRGARQHNLKNVDLDVRTGEMTVVTGPSGSGKSSLVFDTLYAEGQRRYVETFSAYARQFLDRMDRPQVDRVDGVPPAIAIDQTNPVRSSRSTVGTMTELNDHLKLLYARAAELFDRKTAHQVRHDTPETIYAELLNRTAESEPRLVVTFPVELPESASEQEVEQWLSASGYTRVQAQREVDSPTGKRKLLDVVADRFRLRSVDKQRVVEAIEASLKRGGGRVNIYVLPASSEGPESQEAEPQIWRFSTGLHSPESDLRYADPQPALFSFNSAYGACEVCRGFGRVIGVDLGLVIPDARKTLRDGAIKPMQTPAWKECQDDLMRYAAKADIRRGTPWGELTDAERDWVINGSPDWNGKWQSHWYGVKRFFEYLESKAYKMHIRVLLSKYRSYTPCETCGGARLKTESLLWRLGSKANADDVLPAEKRFLPRGVDWTRGQLEALPGLTVHDLMLMPIERIRRFFDEISLPSALLDDALKLLLAEVRTRLKYLCDVGLGYLTLDRQSRTLSGGEVQRINLTTALGTSLTKTLFVLDEPSIGLHPRDLNRIVEAMHRLRDAGNTLVVVEHDPSVMLAADRLIDMGPGPGERGGSIIYDGAPEAIRSSGTLTGEYLSGRRHVADAAHWSQRPVDATTPRIVLEGATEHNLRDVTVEIPLERLVCVTGVSGSGKSTLLQDVLHPAMARHFGLATESPGAFRSLSGADQVTDVVFVDQSPIGKTARSNPASYVGAFDEIRKLFAKAPLAQQRGYGPGMFSFNSGDGRCPTCGGSGFEHIEMQFLSDVYLRCPDCDGRRYRAELLEVKIERGEPARALSIADVLELTVSEATTYFAKDAEVLRVLQPIVDVGLEYVKLGQPVPTLSGGEAQRLKLAGFLAESAQARTARSAKQPVAKRLFMFDEPTTGLHFDDIAKLMQAFGKLLASGHSLIVIEHNLDVIRAADWLIDLGPEGGDGGGRVLCVGTPEDVKTCPESHTGAALLQYDRAMNAAAGPASQGIPLQKALSAARARRAIEGEDVVRIVNAREHNLKALDVDIPHGKFNVITGVSGSGKSTLAFDILFHEGQRRYLESLNAYARSIVQPAGRPEVDAVYGIPPTVAIEQRLSRGGRKSTVATTSEVWHFLRLLYVKLGLQHCIHDGTPVTSQSVESIAAQLLRDHKGQHVGFLAPLVVNRKGVYTDLAKWAKARGNTHLRVDGEFVPVDPWPKLDRFREHTIELPVADLVVSADNEAELRQALDQTLEVGKGVMHMLAPLDGLHDAISGGHPTAKLGAVKVLSTKRACPVCGTSYPELDPRMFSYNSKHGWCTTCVGTGLALTREQRAVYDDTIVVDDNRGREQSLPSEEQEPEGLVDEPCPDCAGTRLNPTARAVTFDAQAIVDVAQWTVSDTRAWIGTLEMTGRDAEIARDVVSEIGSRLQFLEEVGLGYLSLDRAAPSLSGGEAQRIRLAAQLGSNLQGVCYVLDEPTIGLHPRDNQILLNALRKLGEKGNTLVVVEHDEDTIRRADHIIDIGPGAGKRGGTLVAQGSVADLSAQPDSLTGQFLAQPIVHPLQPRREVVAPGKRTAAVPENWLTVHGGKLHNLRNVTVGIPLSRLVAVTGVSGSGKSTLARDVLMTNLLDAVGRSVLSSPATRRARAAAEEKPAANRRSSVLARTAPRAPLNVTHAWQGCDAITGWETIDRVLEVDQTPIGKTPRSCPATYIGVWDAIRKLFAGTLEARARGYTASRFSFNTGEGRCPACEGQGVRTIGMSFLPDVKVPCDVCHGQRFNPETLAVTWRGKNIGDVLTMEIDEAVEFFAPITNIAHPLQLMKDVGLGYLTLGQPSPTLSGGEAQRIKLVTELSKVRDDITRRGQKPPHTLYVLDEPTVGLHMADVAKLIRVLHRLADGGHSVVVIEHDLDVIAEADWIIDLGPEGGVGGGSIVAATDPEGLARVVASHTGSALRPVLARSRENSAVVAGEGTNG, from the coding sequence TTGGCATCTAACGGCACAAACGGCACTATCAAGATTCGCGGCGCACGCCAGCACAACCTCAAGAACGTCGACCTCGACGTACGAACCGGCGAAATGACGGTCGTCACCGGCCCGTCCGGTTCCGGCAAGTCGAGCCTCGTGTTCGACACGCTTTACGCGGAAGGGCAACGGCGCTACGTCGAAACATTCAGCGCTTACGCCCGGCAGTTTCTCGACCGCATGGACCGGCCGCAAGTCGACCGCGTCGACGGCGTGCCGCCGGCGATTGCGATCGACCAGACCAATCCGGTGCGCAGTTCGCGTTCCACCGTCGGCACCATGACGGAGCTCAACGATCACCTGAAGCTGCTCTACGCGCGTGCCGCCGAACTGTTCGACCGCAAGACGGCTCATCAGGTGCGCCACGACACGCCGGAAACGATCTACGCCGAGTTGCTAAACCGTACGGCGGAGAGCGAGCCTCGGCTCGTCGTCACGTTCCCGGTCGAGTTGCCGGAATCCGCGTCGGAGCAGGAAGTGGAGCAATGGTTGTCGGCCAGCGGATACACGCGCGTGCAGGCGCAGCGCGAAGTCGATTCGCCCACCGGCAAGCGCAAGCTGCTCGACGTGGTGGCCGACCGTTTCCGGCTGCGTTCCGTGGACAAGCAGCGGGTGGTTGAGGCGATCGAGGCGTCGCTCAAGCGCGGTGGCGGGCGCGTCAATATTTATGTGCTGCCGGCGTCATCGGAAGGGCCGGAAAGTCAGGAGGCCGAACCGCAAATCTGGCGTTTCTCCACCGGCTTGCACAGTCCGGAAAGCGATCTGCGCTACGCCGACCCGCAGCCCGCGCTGTTCTCGTTCAACTCGGCCTACGGCGCGTGCGAAGTCTGCCGGGGCTTCGGCCGCGTGATCGGCGTCGACCTCGGGCTGGTGATTCCGGACGCGCGCAAGACGCTGCGCGACGGCGCGATCAAGCCCATGCAAACGCCCGCATGGAAGGAGTGCCAGGACGATCTGATGCGCTACGCGGCGAAAGCCGATATCCGCCGCGGCACGCCGTGGGGCGAACTGACGGACGCCGAGCGCGACTGGGTCATCAACGGCTCGCCGGACTGGAACGGCAAGTGGCAAAGCCACTGGTACGGCGTCAAACGCTTCTTCGAGTATCTCGAATCGAAAGCGTACAAGATGCATATTCGCGTGCTGCTGTCCAAGTACCGCAGCTATACGCCGTGCGAAACCTGCGGCGGCGCGCGCCTGAAAACGGAATCGCTGTTGTGGCGTCTCGGCAGCAAGGCGAATGCGGACGACGTGCTGCCGGCCGAGAAGCGCTTCCTGCCGCGCGGCGTTGACTGGACGCGCGGGCAACTCGAGGCGTTGCCGGGCCTGACCGTGCATGATTTGATGCTGATGCCGATCGAGCGCATCCGGCGCTTCTTCGACGAAATCAGCTTGCCGAGCGCCTTGCTCGACGACGCGCTGAAACTGCTGCTCGCCGAAGTGCGCACGCGCCTCAAGTATCTGTGCGACGTGGGCCTCGGTTATCTGACGCTCGACCGGCAAAGCCGCACGTTGTCGGGCGGCGAAGTGCAGCGGATCAACCTGACCACGGCGCTTGGCACGTCGCTCACCAAGACATTGTTCGTGCTCGACGAGCCGAGCATCGGCTTGCATCCGCGCGATCTGAACCGCATCGTCGAAGCCATGCACCGTTTGCGCGATGCGGGCAATACGCTGGTGGTGGTCGAACACGATCCCTCCGTGATGCTCGCGGCGGATCGTCTGATCGACATGGGTCCGGGGCCGGGCGAACGCGGCGGTTCGATCATCTACGACGGCGCGCCCGAAGCGATCCGTTCGTCTGGCACACTCACCGGCGAGTATCTCAGTGGGCGCCGGCATGTGGCCGATGCGGCGCATTGGTCGCAGCGTCCGGTGGATGCAACCACGCCGCGCATCGTCCTCGAAGGCGCGACGGAACACAATCTCCGCGATGTCACGGTGGAGATTCCACTGGAGCGGCTCGTCTGCGTGACGGGGGTGTCGGGGTCCGGCAAATCCACGCTGCTGCAAGACGTGTTGCATCCGGCCATGGCGCGGCACTTCGGTCTCGCGACCGAATCGCCGGGCGCATTCAGAAGCCTGAGCGGCGCCGATCAGGTCACCGACGTCGTGTTCGTCGACCAGTCGCCGATCGGCAAGACGGCGCGCTCGAATCCGGCGAGTTACGTCGGCGCGTTCGACGAAATCCGCAAACTGTTCGCCAAGGCGCCGCTCGCGCAGCAACGCGGTTACGGCCCTGGCATGTTCAGTTTCAATTCGGGCGACGGCCGCTGCCCGACCTGCGGCGGCTCGGGTTTCGAACATATCGAAATGCAGTTTTTGAGCGACGTTTACCTGCGGTGCCCCGATTGCGACGGGCGCCGTTATCGCGCGGAACTGCTCGAAGTGAAGATCGAGCGGGGTGAACCGGCGCGCGCGCTGAGCATTGCCGACGTGCTGGAATTGACGGTGAGCGAAGCCACCACGTATTTCGCCAAAGATGCCGAAGTATTGCGCGTGCTGCAGCCAATCGTCGACGTGGGCCTCGAATATGTGAAGCTCGGCCAGCCGGTGCCCACGCTGTCGGGCGGTGAGGCGCAGCGGCTCAAGCTCGCCGGTTTCCTCGCGGAATCGGCGCAGGCGCGCACCGCGCGCAGCGCGAAGCAGCCTGTCGCGAAGCGTCTGTTCATGTTCGACGAGCCGACCACCGGCCTGCATTTCGACGACATCGCCAAGCTGATGCAGGCGTTCGGCAAGCTGCTCGCGAGCGGTCATTCGCTGATCGTGATCGAGCATAATCTCGACGTGATCCGCGCGGCCGACTGGCTGATCGACCTCGGTCCCGAGGGCGGCGACGGCGGCGGCCGCGTGCTGTGCGTCGGCACGCCGGAAGATGTCAAAACATGTCCGGAATCGCATACCGGCGCAGCGCTGTTGCAATACGACCGCGCCATGAACGCGGCGGCCGGACCGGCGTCGCAAGGTATTCCGCTGCAAAAGGCGCTGAGCGCCGCGCGTGCGCGCCGGGCGATCGAAGGCGAGGACGTGGTGCGCATCGTCAATGCGCGCGAGCACAACCTGAAAGCGCTGGACGTGGACATTCCGCACGGCAAATTCAACGTGATTACCGGCGTGTCCGGTTCGGGCAAGTCCACGCTCGCATTCGACATTCTGTTCCACGAAGGGCAGCGCCGTTACCTCGAATCGCTGAATGCCTACGCGCGGTCCATCGTGCAGCCGGCGGGGCGTCCCGAGGTCGACGCGGTGTACGGCATTCCGCCGACCGTCGCGATCGAACAGCGGCTCTCACGCGGCGGCCGCAAGAGTACCGTGGCAACTACGTCCGAGGTGTGGCACTTCCTGCGTCTGCTGTATGTGAAGCTCGGTTTGCAGCATTGCATCCACGACGGCACGCCGGTCACGTCGCAAAGCGTCGAGTCGATCGCGGCGCAGTTGTTGCGCGATCACAAAGGGCAGCATGTCGGTTTTCTGGCGCCGCTGGTCGTGAACCGTAAGGGCGTCTATACCGATCTGGCGAAGTGGGCGAAAGCGCGCGGCAATACTCATCTGCGCGTGGATGGTGAGTTCGTGCCGGTGGACCCGTGGCCGAAGCTCGACCGCTTCCGTGAGCATACGATCGAACTGCCGGTGGCCGATCTCGTCGTGTCGGCGGATAACGAAGCCGAGCTGCGTCAGGCACTCGACCAGACACTGGAAGTCGGCAAGGGCGTGATGCATATGCTGGCGCCCTTGGACGGTTTGCACGACGCGATCAGCGGTGGCCATCCCACGGCAAAGCTCGGCGCCGTGAAGGTGTTGTCCACCAAGCGCGCGTGTCCGGTGTGCGGCACGAGCTATCCCGAACTCGATCCACGCATGTTCTCATACAACAGCAAGCATGGCTGGTGTACGACCTGTGTCGGCACGGGCCTCGCGCTCACGCGTGAACAACGCGCGGTGTACGACGATACGATCGTCGTCGACGACAATCGCGGCCGTGAACAAAGCCTGCCGTCGGAAGAGCAGGAACCCGAAGGTCTTGTGGACGAACCATGTCCGGATTGCGCCGGTACGCGTCTGAACCCCACCGCGCGTGCCGTCACGTTCGACGCGCAGGCGATTGTCGATGTCGCGCAGTGGACCGTGTCCGACACGCGCGCGTGGATCGGCACGCTGGAAATGACCGGTCGCGACGCGGAAATCGCGCGTGACGTGGTCAGCGAAATCGGCAGTCGCCTGCAGTTCCTCGAAGAAGTGGGACTCGGCTATCTGAGTCTCGATCGCGCGGCGCCGAGCCTGTCAGGCGGCGAAGCGCAGCGCATCCGGCTTGCCGCGCAACTCGGCAGCAACCTGCAAGGCGTGTGCTATGTGCTCGACGAACCGACCATCGGTCTGCATCCGCGTGACAATCAGATTCTGCTGAACGCTTTACGCAAGCTCGGTGAAAAGGGCAATACGCTGGTGGTCGTCGAGCACGACGAGGACACGATTCGGCGTGCTGATCACATCATCGACATCGGGCCGGGCGCGGGCAAACGCGGCGGCACGCTGGTCGCGCAGGGTAGTGTGGCCGACCTGTCGGCGCAGCCCGATTCGCTGACCGGACAGTTTCTCGCGCAGCCCATCGTGCACCCGTTGCAGCCGCGCCGCGAAGTGGTCGCGCCGGGCAAGCGCACGGCCGCGGTGCCGGAAAACTGGCTGACTGTGCACGGCGGCAAGCTGCATAACTTGCGCAACGTTACGGTCGGCATTCCGCTCTCGCGGCTGGTGGCGGTCACCGGCGTCAGCGGTTCCGGCAAGTCGACGCTCGCACGCGACGTGCTGATGACCAACCTGCTGGATGCCGTCGGACGTTCGGTTTTGTCATCGCCGGCCACGCGGCGCGCGCGTGCGGCGGCCGAGGAAAAGCCCGCAGCGAACCGGCGTTCCAGCGTGCTGGCGCGCACGGCGCCGCGCGCGCCGCTGAACGTGACGCATGCGTGGCAAGGGTGCGATGCGATCACGGGCTGGGAAACCATCGACCGCGTACTGGAAGTCGATCAGACACCGATCGGCAAGACGCCGCGTTCGTGTCCGGCCACTTACATCGGCGTGTGGGACGCGATCCGCAAGCTGTTCGCCGGCACGCTCGAAGCGCGCGCGCGTGGCTATACGGCCTCGCGTTTCTCGTTCAACACCGGCGAAGGCCGTTGCCCGGCTTGCGAGGGGCAGGGTGTGCGCACCATCGGAATGAGTTTTCTGCCCGACGTGAAGGTGCCTTGCGACGTGTGTCACGGGCAGCGCTTCAATCCCGAGACGCTCGCGGTCACGTGGCGCGGCAAGAATATCGGCGACGTACTGACCATGGAAATCGACGAAGCCGTCGAGTTCTTCGCGCCTATCACGAACATCGCTCATCCATTGCAGTTGATGAAAGACGTCGGGCTCGGCTATCTCACGCTGGGTCAACCTTCGCCCACGTTGTCGGGCGGCGAGGCGCAGCGTATCAAGCTCGTCACCGAATTGAGCAAGGTGCGCGACGACATCACGCGGCGTGGGCAAAAGCCGCCGCATACTTTGTATGTGCTGGACGAACCGACCGTGGGCCTGCATATGGCGGACGTCGCCAAGCTGATCCGCGTGCTGCATCGTCTCGCGGACGGCGGCCATAGTGTCGTCGTCATCGAGCACGATCTGGATGTGATCGCCGAGGCGGACTGGATCATCGACCTCGGTCCGGAAGGCGGCGTGGGCGGCGGGTCGATCGTCGCCGCTACGGATCCCGAAGGACTGGCGCGCGTTGTGGCGAGTCATACGGGGTCCGCATTGCGGCCGGTTCTCGCGCGATCGCGTGAGAACAGCGCTGTCGTGGCAGGCGAGGGCACGAACGGTTAA
- a CDS encoding MotA/TolQ/ExbB proton channel family protein has translation MKKRTLAALAASMLIAVTTVDTFVAPQMAHAQASDATASAAAAPATAAPQTASAAADEAVPPPAPATSETVSNPYGLSALWKNGDFVARFVLILLVLMSMGSWYIMITKFFEQFRANRRAKSADEQLWTAPSLGEGAKLLDETSPFRFIAETAIEAGEHHDEALLEAVDRNTWIDTSVERAITNVSNRLQDGLAFLGTVGSTAPFVGLFGTVWGIYHALTAIGIAGQASIDKVAGPVGEALIMTAIGLAVAVPAVLGYNFLVRRNKSVMERVRAFGAQLHTVLLAGSRRPARAVAREASLVQ, from the coding sequence ATGAAGAAGCGTACTCTCGCCGCACTGGCGGCAAGCATGTTGATCGCCGTAACCACGGTGGATACCTTTGTTGCACCGCAAATGGCCCATGCGCAGGCTAGCGACGCCACGGCGTCGGCTGCCGCCGCACCGGCGACCGCCGCGCCGCAAACCGCGAGCGCGGCCGCCGACGAAGCAGTGCCGCCGCCGGCGCCGGCTACGTCCGAAACCGTCAGCAACCCGTACGGCCTTAGCGCCCTCTGGAAGAACGGCGACTTCGTCGCGCGTTTCGTGCTGATTCTGCTGGTGCTCATGTCGATGGGCAGCTGGTACATCATGATCACCAAGTTCTTCGAGCAGTTCCGTGCGAACCGCCGCGCGAAAAGCGCCGACGAGCAGCTGTGGACCGCGCCGTCGCTGGGTGAAGGCGCGAAGCTGCTCGACGAGACGTCGCCGTTCCGCTTCATCGCAGAAACGGCTATCGAGGCGGGCGAGCATCACGACGAAGCACTGCTCGAAGCCGTGGACCGCAACACGTGGATCGATACCTCGGTGGAGCGTGCGATCACCAACGTGTCGAATCGTCTGCAAGACGGTTTGGCGTTCCTCGGCACGGTGGGTTCGACGGCGCCGTTCGTCGGGCTGTTCGGTACGGTGTGGGGGATTTATCACGCGCTGACGGCCATCGGCATTGCCGGCCAGGCTTCGATCGACAAGGTCGCGGGTCCGGTGGGCGAGGCGCTGATCATGACGGCGATCGGTCTCGCGGTGGCGGTGCCCGCGGTGCTCGGCTACAACTTCCTGGTTCGCCGCAACAAGTCGGTGATGGAACGTGTCCGCGCATTCGGCGCGCAGCTGCATACCGTCCTGTTGGCCGGCAGCCGCCGCCCGGCGCGCGCCGTGGCTCGTGAAGCGTCGCTGGTTCAATAA
- a CDS encoding MFS transporter encodes MNRESNDHAAARQPTRAAAAAFVGTTIEWYDFYIYATASALIFGKLFFPGSDPFFATLASFGTFAVGFFARPFGGLVFGHLGDRIGRKKALVATLAIMGIGTVGIGFLPTYASAGVWAPVLLVLLRVAQGIAIGGEWGGAVLMASEHAPQGRRTFFASFAQLGSPAGLILSLLAFRAVASMDKDAFLSWGWRLPFLASAVLLVVGLLIRVGVDESPEFKALKAQRRVAALPVAEVVRDAWRTLLLCLGANVIGVAGAWFVNTFMLNYTTQTLGLDRSLILDCLFVVAFIQLFTQLGSGWFAQRIGTGRFLKGAAALAMLSPYPMFALVSTGRPVAIVIGIALAVMCMSSSYAVMAGFMSTAFPVRVRYSAISLSYQVCAALAGGLTPLIGTLLAHRYPGAWWPLAVFYSVLAGVSLVCISTLERRKRGATHGVVEAA; translated from the coding sequence CCGCGGCTTTTGTCGGCACCACCATCGAGTGGTACGACTTTTATATCTACGCCACGGCGTCCGCGCTGATATTCGGCAAGCTGTTCTTTCCCGGCAGCGATCCGTTTTTCGCCACGTTGGCTTCGTTCGGCACCTTCGCGGTCGGCTTCTTCGCGCGACCGTTCGGCGGGCTGGTGTTCGGCCATTTGGGCGACCGCATCGGCCGCAAGAAAGCGCTCGTAGCGACGCTAGCGATCATGGGCATCGGCACCGTCGGCATCGGTTTCCTGCCGACCTATGCGAGCGCCGGCGTGTGGGCGCCGGTGCTGCTCGTGCTGCTGCGGGTCGCGCAAGGCATTGCGATCGGCGGCGAGTGGGGCGGCGCGGTGCTGATGGCGAGCGAACATGCACCGCAGGGACGGCGCACGTTCTTCGCGTCGTTCGCGCAACTCGGCAGTCCGGCGGGCTTGATCCTGTCGCTGCTCGCGTTCCGCGCGGTGGCCTCGATGGACAAGGACGCGTTTCTCAGCTGGGGATGGCGCCTGCCGTTTCTCGCGAGCGCGGTACTGCTGGTGGTCGGCCTGCTGATCCGCGTGGGTGTCGACGAATCGCCGGAATTCAAGGCGCTCAAGGCGCAACGGCGCGTGGCCGCGCTGCCCGTCGCCGAGGTCGTGCGCGACGCGTGGCGCACGCTGTTGCTGTGCCTCGGCGCGAACGTGATCGGCGTGGCCGGCGCATGGTTCGTCAACACCTTCATGCTCAATTACACGACGCAAACGCTCGGCCTCGACCGTTCGTTGATTCTCGATTGTCTGTTCGTGGTCGCGTTCATCCAGTTGTTCACGCAACTCGGTTCCGGATGGTTCGCGCAACGCATCGGCACAGGGCGGTTTCTGAAGGGCGCGGCCGCGTTGGCGATGCTGTCGCCTTATCCGATGTTCGCGCTCGTTTCGACCGGGCGGCCGGTGGCGATCGTGATCGGCATTGCGCTGGCGGTGATGTGCATGTCGAGCTCCTACGCAGTCATGGCAGGCTTCATGTCGACCGCGTTCCCGGTGCGCGTCAGATACTCGGCGATTTCGCTGTCGTATCAGGTGTGTGCCGCGTTGGCCGGCGGTCTGACGCCGCTGATCGGGACGTTGCTCGCGCATCGCTATCCGGGCGCATGGTGGCCGCTGGCCGTGTTCTATAGTGTTCTGGCCGGCGTATCGCTGGTGTGCATCAGCACGCTGGAGCGCCGCAAGCGCGGCGCGACGCACGGCGTCGTTGAAGCGGCCTAG
- a CDS encoding amino acid racemase has product MNRYRSLGVVTGAAQLASADVLCRLTAAWDRPGAARPYDLILEQQSWHGPAAQSEANAQFKIHVFDTMRAFEKRGVEAIVLPCFLSHTFIDELAANVAVPVVNIMTALLAHVRQAFPSVRRIGVLTSDAIRDNGLFERYFDAARFDVLHPRNEAGVDCVTSAVYSDEGIRNGRLYGRPVELLRAACADLIAQGAEIILPGLAEIALVARSLGRLEVPLVDANLVYARYVAAAQFSQQERRFKVGVLGGVGPAATVDFLGKLVRNTPAACDQDHIKIMVEQNPQIPDRTAALLGNGADPTLALYAACKTLEDGGADLIAIPCNTAHAFVERIQPSLSIPIVNMLTCTVDYLHESFPGLREVGVLATSGTLASRVYERSLETRGFVQVAPGEAAQARLMNAIYGPKGAKAGFTSGECCDDLAAAVDDLVAQGVQVIVLGCTELPLLLRAATLACAGGLVVRLVDPTEVLAKRCVAYALGESGALDATPGATVPSAGRSARKAFAVKSDALIPTFRRLAKA; this is encoded by the coding sequence ATGAATCGCTATCGTTCACTGGGCGTCGTGACCGGCGCGGCGCAACTCGCCAGCGCCGATGTGCTGTGCCGGTTGACCGCCGCCTGGGACCGGCCGGGCGCGGCGCGGCCCTACGATCTGATTCTCGAGCAGCAGTCCTGGCATGGGCCGGCCGCGCAGAGCGAGGCGAACGCCCAGTTCAAGATTCACGTGTTCGACACGATGCGCGCGTTCGAAAAGCGCGGCGTCGAGGCAATCGTGCTGCCATGTTTCCTGAGCCATACCTTCATCGATGAACTCGCGGCGAACGTCGCCGTGCCGGTCGTCAACATCATGACGGCGCTATTGGCGCACGTGCGCCAGGCGTTTCCGTCGGTGCGCCGGATCGGCGTGCTGACTTCGGACGCCATCCGCGATAACGGCCTCTTCGAGCGTTATTTCGACGCCGCGCGGTTCGACGTGCTGCATCCGCGCAACGAAGCGGGCGTCGATTGCGTGACGAGCGCCGTCTACAGCGATGAAGGCATCAGGAACGGCCGTCTCTATGGACGCCCGGTCGAGTTGTTGCGCGCGGCGTGCGCGGACCTCATCGCACAGGGCGCGGAAATCATTCTGCCGGGGCTCGCCGAAATCGCGCTGGTCGCGCGCTCGCTCGGCCGACTCGAAGTGCCGCTCGTCGACGCCAATCTGGTCTACGCGCGCTATGTCGCGGCAGCCCAATTTTCGCAGCAGGAGCGGCGCTTCAAGGTGGGCGTGCTGGGCGGCGTCGGGCCGGCGGCGACGGTCGACTTCCTGGGCAAGCTGGTGCGCAATACGCCCGCCGCGTGCGATCAGGACCACATCAAGATCATGGTCGAGCAGAATCCGCAGATTCCGGATCGCACGGCCGCGCTGCTCGGCAACGGCGCCGATCCGACGCTCGCGCTGTATGCCGCCTGCAAGACGCTCGAGGACGGCGGCGCGGACCTCATCGCGATTCCGTGCAACACGGCGCATGCGTTCGTCGAGCGGATCCAGCCTTCGCTCAGCATTCCGATTGTGAATATGCTGACCTGTACCGTGGATTATCTGCACGAGAGTTTTCCGGGGCTGCGCGAAGTCGGCGTGCTCGCCACCTCGGGGACGCTGGCGAGCCGCGTTTATGAACGGTCGCTTGAAACGCGAGGGTTCGTGCAGGTTGCGCCCGGCGAGGCGGCACAGGCGCGGCTGATGAACGCCATCTACGGACCGAAGGGGGCGAAGGCGGGCTTCACGTCGGGCGAGTGCTGCGACGATCTCGCCGCTGCCGTCGACGATCTGGTCGCACAAGGCGTGCAGGTGATCGTGCTGGGCTGTACCGAGTTGCCGCTGTTGCTGCGCGCTGCGACGCTGGCGTGCGCGGGTGGATTGGTCGTCAGGCTTGTCGATCCGACCGAGGTGCTGGCGAAGCGGTGCGTGGCGTATGCGCTGGGGGAAAGCGGTGCGCTGGATGCGACGCCGGGGGCTACGGTGCCTTCAGCGGGCCGATCGGCGCGGAAAGCGTTTGCCGTTAAGAGCGATGCGCTCATCCCGACCTTTCGGCGCCTTGCAAAAGCCTAG